In Bacillus weihaiensis, the genomic stretch ATATACACGTTGATAATACGTGCCTGGCATTACTTGAATATTACGCTCTCTTACATCTACATTCGCAAGCTTTACAAGAGAAATATATTCATCCACTAATCGTTCCTCGACACCTTCTGTTTCAACAAGGACACCAATACCGGCAACGTTCGCCTTAAATTCTTCAAGCAAACTAATCATTCCGTTAATGGTCCCTCCAGCCTTCATGAAGTCATCAATAATTAAGACATTCGATCCTTCTTGTAAGCTTCTCTTAGCTAGTAACATCGTTTGGATTCTCTTAGAAGAACCAGATACATAGTTAATACTCACTGTTGATCCTTCTGTTACCTTACTGTCTTTCCTAACGATAACAACAGGGACATCTAACTGTGCAGCTACTGCATACGCAAGAGGGATCCCTTTAGTTGCGACAGTCATCACAACATCAATTTTTCGATCACTAAAGACAGTAGCAAATAAACGACCTATCGTATTAACAATAGAAGGATTTCCTAGAATATCTGTTAAATATAAATACCCTCCCGGAAGTAGACGTTCCGGTTTGGCTATTAATTCACACAATTCATTAATAAATTGCTTTGCTTCTTTCTGACCGACCTTAGGGATGAATTTCACCCCGCCTGCAGCACCTGGAACTGTTAAAAGTGTTCCCATACCCTGCTGTTCAAAGGTTTCTTTTATAATCGTTAAATCTTCACTAATTGAAGATTTAGCCGACTGATACCTCTCTGAGAAGTACGTTAACGGGACCAAAGAATGTGGGTGATGAAGCAAGTAGTAAGTCATATCAACAAGACGACCACTTCGACGAAATTTCATAAATTGGACCTCCAAAATCCGAATATTAATAATGTAAATATATCTTAATATCCGTATTTAATCAAGGCTGTTTACATCACCCAACATACGTACAGCAAAAACCTGATCACAAAAACCTCTCAGCCCGTTATAGACTCTAGGTAATCGTGATTCATATTGGACAAGACCGAAAACTGTCGGACCACTGCCACTCATTAAGACGGCATCTGCTCCAAATCTTTTCATTTGTTCTTTAATGATCGAAACCTCCGGATGCATATGTAACGTAACGCTTTCCAGAACATTCCCCATGAGGTGACATATTTGATGATAATCACCATGATGAAGAGCCTTTACCATTCCATCAACATCAGGATGTTTTAGTGAATGGATCTTTAAGTTTTTATATACATCCGCTGTCGAAACACCAATTGTAGGTTTCGCAAGAACAACCCAGCAATGAGGCGGTGGATCAATATGTTGGATAATCTCTCCTCGACCAGTTGCCAAAGCCGTACCACCATACACACAGAATGACACATCCGAACCAATTTCCGCACCGATTTTAGCTAGCTCGTCCATTGATAAGCCTAAATTCCATAGTCGATTCAAGCCTCGTAAGGTAGCAGCTGCGTCGCTACTTCCTCCAGCCAAACCAGCAGCTACTGGAATTGTTTTTGTAATAGAGATAGAAATACCTTTTTTCACCTGAAAACGATCTTTTAATAATTTTGCTGCTTGATAAGCCAAATTACGTTGATCATCCGGGACAAAACGGTTATGCGACACGATTCTAATCTCATCTTTCGATAACTCAATTAATTCAACCCGATCAGCTAAATCAATAGTAGTCATAATCATTTTCACTTCATGAAACCCATCTTGTCGTTTATGGAGAACATCTAACGACAAATTTATCTTAGCTGGTGCTTTTTCCAAAACACGCATACCCTCACCTACTTAAACGATCTAAAATTGTATCAACATTGTACCACAAAAGCAGGTTTTATATAGCTTTTTTCGACTATTACTCTGTTTATTATTCCCTTTTTTGACGAATTAGGTACTTCTTTTTCATCTACTTCTTGTCCCAACAGAAACGTAACCGTGTTTTTCAGCCTTCACCAACACTAATTCCCTGCCCTTTTAGGTGGTGAATCGTCTCCTTACCAGTAATTACGACATCACACGTCATGCTTCTCTAGGATAATACTAATACTAGTGATAGACATACTATTCAAAAAGGGCTGACTATAGCCACCCTCTTATAAGTGATGTAGTCAGCCCTTCATCTATTTAGTCATTGGTATTCTTTGAGAGTTGCAATTCTGCCAACTCAATAGCACGTTTTACCATATTACCGGCATCTCGTGACTTAATTGCACCCCAACCTTCGTTTTTAACCGTTTCATAAAATCCTAAATCCTTTGCGAGCTCATACTTAAAGTTTTCAGACATCACTCCTCGACGTCTACCCATCAAGAACACTCCCCTTCAAAAGGATGTTATCGGAATTTACAAATGAATTGAGGCATTACTAGTATGAAGAAAATAGAGGGTATTTATGTATGTTCATCACATTCTAGTTAGAAAAATGCTGGAAACATTCCCTTTTTAAACTTAGACATAAAGCTAAAAAACATATAAAAAAACAGTAAACAATGAGCTTGTCTACTGTCCACTAACTGCAAATGAACCTGTTGTGTCTTCAAAAAATGTTAATTGAACTGTTTCAGTTAACACATCAGCATAGCTGTAAGATACACGTTCGAATGAATTTTCATCTTGATCAAGCTCAATAACAAAGACAGATGGATAGGTTTCTGCAAGCACACCACAGCGTTCTATCGTTTTTCTACGACCACCGTTAGCTCTAAGAGTTAGTCGTCTGCCAAGATTACCGTCCAAGGATTTTTTAATATCCGTTAGAGTTTTTCCCATTGCATCCACCTCACTAATCTCATTATACAACAAACCGAGTATGTAAGTCAAATAAAATTTACATTATATCAGTTATTTTTCCTTACTGTCAATATAATATTTTCAACATTTTTCTCACAGCTGCCTTTATAGTTTGAACAACCTGAAGTGATTTTATGTGAAAAAATGAATGTTTTTTTATTATTTATGAGAAACGTTCCTGATTTTCAGTTAAATCGCTTGGTTATTACTTGTTTTCGCTAATATTTCACTAAAATTACTGACTTACTTACTTAAGAATATACATTTTAAAAAAATGAAGATGAGAAGTAAAAACTCGTTTTTTGTTGATTTTTCTCTGGGTTTAACTACTAATTTATCTTCATGATCCTGCCCTTAACAAAAATTCTAATGAAGTGGGGCTCTCGCTCATTACATGCCTTTGCTTTCGGGGTCAGTCTTAAAAATTCTCCTCGGTCTACTCACAGACTCGCTCTTTAACACGCTTCTCCCTAGTCTAGCTCAGAAGCCTAAGCCCTAAGCCACATTCTTCATTGGAAGACAAAGATCGACTTATGCTTATGAAGCTGACCAGACGTTTTTGCTTGCTAAGCAGGAGTCCCCTGTCCACTACTCCAATTAACAAGGCCCAAAACAAAAAAGAGGCTGGGACAAAACAAAGAGCCAGGCACCATCCGATACAATCTATTGTGTGCACTAGATAAATCAGTGCGTACATATAGTCGTTACGATAAGGTGCCAGGCACTTCTGTCCCAGCCTCCATTATTTATTGTGAAGGAGTTTTACGGTAAGGCATTCCTGTTCTAAGGACTCCTTTTGTTTCTACACCACCGAGCCCCTTCTCTCTCGTAAGTGTATTTCTTAAAACGTCCCATACATTAATCCGTTCAACGAATGGGGTAAAGCTAATTTTTGCCACGATATACACAGGATCAAGAGCATGTATGTTGACTCTTGAAGGAGAACTTGCGAAATTAGCACCGGCTCGTATTAGTGATTCAAAATGCGATTGGCAAGCCCCTGCAAATATCACAAGCTGATCTAAATGGGGTACCTTAGCACGAGCATTTCGCACCGTTTGGACGAAATGCTTTGAATGGCGATACGCATTTAGATCCTCCACATTCCCCTTATGCTTTGAGTAGGCATCATGTCCTGTTACAACTAGAATATCCGGTCGATATTTCCCAAGGAGGTCTCCTATCTTCTCCGGCATCTCCTTCTCACTCAAATGAACACCATTTACAGGCACACCGATTTTCTCATACAAGCTAAGGCATTTCTGTAAGTAGAGCGGATCCCCATCCACGTGTAGCACTCGACCAGGAAGATGGAAAAACTCTTCATTATGAGTATAACTTGACGTCGCGGTATATTCTTGCTTCTCCCTTAATAGCTGGTAATCCTGTCTAAAGAGAAAATAGGATTGATCAATGATCACTTGTTCTTTTTGCTTACGACTATTTCTCTCTATTTCATCAACAACCACTAAATCATCACAAAAAGCATCTGCAATTAGCCGCACTTCATCTCCATATAATACCGCTACTTTTTCCCCTGTAGCAGTTGACTTAACATCAATCACCCTGAACAATAAATCCAATTGGTAAGATTTTCTTCCTACTACATCTCCAACCTTCACTTGCATACCTATCACTCCATTGAATGATTCACTTTAAATGAGACCTACCTGACAATATTCATCATATAAAAGGCTTTTTTCGTAAACTTCATTGCTATTCACTAAAGATTAGCAGTAAAGAAAGGTGGGAATTTCGTCCGTTTCTTCCTAAGACGGAGGGTTAGCCTCCTTAGCTTATCCGCTTGAAGGTGAGGCTATCGCCTTATGACGAAGGTCAACTTAAATGAGCCTTATATTTAACATAGATGTGAAGCATTCCAATTCCTTTCATTTTACGAAGATCACTTAGAAAAAGGACCCTTTTCTAGCCTATGTGCTGTACACAAAAAGGTGAATATAAAGCAAGTCATAGAATGTGAAGGAAGTCACTCATCGTCTATTCGAGTCTCCATTGTTACAAAGGACTAGATAAAGAAATAAATTAGCCCCTTTTCACTTCATTTTGACCGACCAAAATACGATCGCAAACTTCCGAACAGATTATTATGACTAGTGTCGCTCTAACGCTCCTCGCTTTTTTTAGCCTGTCGATGGCAAACCTTTACCCTATATTTTAGAGCTAAAAAAAGCTCAGCTTATCCCCCATGAACAATGAATAGATAAGCTGAGCTACTGGTGACTATTTAGTTAGAGTATTACTTAATAAGGCAAACTCTTCAATTGAAAGAGTTTCCCCTCTACGCTTCCCGTCAATTTTTATCTCTGCAAGTGTTTCTTCAATAAAGGCTTTTCTTTCCTTTCCATTAGGAAGGAAATGTACTAAATTGTTTAATAAGGTTTTTCTACGCTGTGCAAAACTAGCTCGTACAATTTGGAAGAAGAAGTCCTCATTATCTACTTCTACCTGTGGTTTTTCACGAACTAATAAACGAATAATGGCCGAATCAACATTTGGTTGAGGAACAAAAACCGTTTTCGGAACAGTCATTACTGTTTTCGCTTCTGTATAATATTGAACAGCAATGGATAATGAGCCATAATCCTTTGATGAAGGACTAGCAGCAATACGGTCTGCTACCTCTTTTTGTAGCATTACAACAATACCTTTAAGAGGAATTTTTTCTTCTAAAAGCTTCATGATAATCGGTGTTGTTACATAATAAGGTAGATTTGCAACGACCATAATTTCTTTACAATCGTGAAAATTCTCTTCAATCGCCGTTTTTAAATCCGCTTCAAGAACATCTTGATGTATAACTTTCACATTTGGATAAGGACTTAACGTTTCATTTAGGATTGGTAATAACCTTTGGTCGATTTCAAAGGCAACAACCTTTTTTGCTCTTCTAGCTAACTGCTCTGTTAGTGCTCCAATACCTGGTCCTATCTCAATAACTCCTGTCTCTTCTGTTACCTCTGCGTGATCTACTATCCTTGTAAGCACATTAGGCTCTATTAGAAAGTTCTGCCCAAGACTTTTCTTAAACGAAAACCCATACTTTTCTAAGATTGCTTTTGTACGTATTGGTGTTGCAATATCCTTCATCATTCTATGTTGCCTCCTGTTTCAATCTCGTTTATAGCTTGTAGAAAAGCTTCCCTACTAATTTGGAACATTTGCAAACGTTTCTGCAGCTGTTTCCCATTCGTGTAACCAATCTTTAATAAAAGACCTAGCCTTTCTCTTCGTTCCTTCGACTGACTACCGCCTATTAAACCAGCATAGATTAAATCTTCAAATGTAATATCACTTTTATATTCTTCCATTTCTTCTTGAACGGATTGAAGTGCTTGACGAATATCATCAGGAGAAGCGTGTTCTACCCCGATCCCTCTTCCCCTTTTGGGCCTCGCTGCTTCTTTCGATAAAAAAGCATGCTTACACCCTGGAATCTTTTCAGCTATCGTCTTCCTTATTTTCTCACCAGGAAAATCTGGATCTGTAAATAAAATAACTCCTCTTGTTTGTTGAGCTAGCTTTATTTGTTCAAGAACAACCTCACCAATTGATGAACCGTTCGTTTCAATTGTATCAGCAGACACTGCTCGCTTAATAGCTGTTGTGTCATCCTTTCCTTCTACAACAATAATTTCTTTGATTTTCATTTTTTCCTCCAAATACTGAAACTTTTCAATGAAACTCTCCGTCTATACTAATAACTAAGGAAGAAACATCATTTAATCGTAATATCTAATAGTATATACTTTGTTAATTCTTTAAAAAAGCTTCTGCACTAATTCTTTAGATTATGAATGGCTCTAAGTGATTTAGACACCCGCTCACTCTTAAGATAAATAAGGTCTAGTGAAACACTCACATCGTAAACACCTTTTGTATAGTATAAAAAAACAGAGGATATAAGCACCCTCTGTTTCACAATCTATTTTAATATTTTAATCTTTACTTTTTTCGAACCCCATCGATAGGCAGCTGATTTTGAAGAGAAAAAGACATCAATCTTATTCCCCTTGATTGCAGAACCCGTATCTGCTGCAACTGCATATCCATAGCCCTCGACATGCACCTTAGTTCCTAGCGGTATGACACTAGGATCTACTGCAATGACTTTCGCATTTGGATTAGCCCTTAAGTTTAAACCTGTAGCTGTATTACCTGAACATCCATTACAATTGGCTGTATAGGCAGTAGAGCTTACATAAAACTCATTCGAAACTGAATCATTCCCGCGAGAGACTGTCGTCGTATTGGTACTAGCTTGCTGAACAACCTTTGTACCTAAAGCAACAACACGATCCTTGCTTTCTGCAACGGTTTCCGTCTTCACGAGTTTTCTAGAAACTTCTTTACCGTTTTCTAGTACAACTTCATAATGCTTTTTCTGTTTTCCTTCTTTACCTGATTCAATTACTTCCTGCTTGCCTTTTTCAATGTTCTTGTCTTCCTTTTCAATCACATCAAAAGCAATCGGCTCTTCCACTACATCGGTGACTTTTTCTATTCGGGTTACCGTAACCTTGCTTTTTCCATCTAATGCGTCAGTTAAAGCTGGTTCAACTTTATCAAGTTCATTCACTTTAATATTTTGTTCTTTCAAAAAGTCAGCGACAGTAGTCGAAGTAGTCCATACATTTTGTTTTTCTTCGCCAACATTTAGAGCAACTTCAAATGCTTTATCAATGGTTAAAGATACCTCTTTTTGAATAGTTGTATCTAATGCTGGATTTATCTTATCGTGCTCTGTAACCTCTAAATCTTCTTGTTCAATTAATTCCTTTACTGTATCTGCTGTTGTCCAGATTGTCCTTCGTTCTCCACCTACCGCAACCTTAATTGGTATTGCAGCTTCATAGACAATAGTCATATCGTCTTGAATCTTCTCATCTTTTGAAGGTGATAATTCATCTTCTTCCCTAACAGTTACATCTCTTTCTGTTAATAAGTCATTTACTGTATCTGCATGAGTGCGAATTTTTTCTTCTTTACCATCAATTGTTAAGGAAACAGTATCCTTCGTTGCTTCATAAGCACCATAGGCTGTTCCTGAACCTATTACTAGTAAACTAGTAGCGGAAAGGACAATTTTGTTCTTTTTAACCTTTTCGGAAAACAGCTTTTTCATATTTTTAATAAAAATGAAAAACGCCTCCTTCTTCCTCGTGGATTATATAGAGTATCTTTCATCTTGTCAACCCTCTTGACGTTGTCTCATTTTTCCAACGTACTCACTATTATGCTTAATTACATGTCAAAAGGGAAGCAAGAGTTCTCGACAAAGATATCCTATGAAAAAGAAGAGACATGTAGAACTTTTTGATTTTCCTCATTAACTGGACAAGCTCTTCCATAACTCGACAACGTTCGTTATCGAGTTATGCCGAAAACCTTATTTGCATTGTCGGATGTTTTTTCCGCAATTTCCTCAAAACTCATTCCTCTTAGCTCTGCAATCTGTTCAGCCACATATTTCACGTAGCTAGGTTCGTTCCGTTTCCCCCTATATGGATGAGGTGTTAGGTATGGACAATCTGTTTCAATTAATAGCCTGTCTAATGGTATTTCCTTCGCTACCTCTTTAGGTTTTTTAGCATTTTTAAATGTTACTGGACCTCCGAAGGATAGATAGAAGTTCATATCCATGCATTGCTTAGCAACTTCAATACTGCCAGTAAAGCAATGCATAATCCCACCGACCTCACTTGCCCCTTCATCTTTAAGAATTGCGACAACATCCTCGGTTGCATCTCGATTATGAATGATTATTGGGAGCTTTACCTCTTTAGCTAATTGTATTTGCTTACGAAAAACCTCTTTTTGAATTTCTTTTGGTGATTTATCCCAATAATAGTCTAAGCCCATCTCTCCTATCGCTACTACCTTTGGATGTGAAGCAAGTTCTTTTATCCAATTCAAATCCTCATCCGTCATATCAATCGCATCAACAGGATGCCATCCAACAGCTGCATAAATCATGTCATACTCTTCAGTAAGCTCCATTGCTCGCGTAATCGTTTCACGATCAAATCCTACCACAACAATTCTGGTTACCTTTTCAGCAATAGCACGATTTATTACTTCTTGTAAATCCTCGTTGTATTGAATTGCATTTAAATGTGCATGAGTATCAAAAAGCATCTTTTCATCTCTTCCCTTCAATTGTATTCGACAATAGAAAAAGGTGTTCTACAAAATGTTACACGTGGAACACCTAATTTTCTCCTTTTTCTGATAGTAAACACCGTCTAGTAACCAAAAGTAATACTTCTGTACATAGGAAAGTAAAATACATTCTTAGTATTCATTTAAAAAATGAGAGTGCCTCACTAGTCAAAAAACAGACTACTAAAAGCACTCCTTATGAACATATTATTTCACTTTTGAACCATTAGGTAAGCTAGGATCTACTGTTGCCACAGATAAGACATCATCATTGGAGCCTGCCAAAATCATTCCTTGTGATAATTCTCCACGTAATTTAACTGGCTTCAAATTCACGATACAAATAACCTTCTTACCAATAAGATCCTCTGGCTTATAATGCTTAGCAATACCTGAAACAACCTGCCTCTTTTCATAGCCTAAATCTAATTGAAGCTTTAATAAGCGATCAGCTTTTTTAACAGGCTCTGCATGAATAACTTCGGCAACCCTTAAATCAACTTTCATAAAATCATCAAGTGTAATTTCTTCAGTGATTTCAGGGGCTTGTTGCTCCTGTTTCTTTTCTTCTTTTTGCGTAGGTTCAGAACCTTTCATTTGCTCTTTAATATATTCAACCTCTTCTTTTACTTCTAAACGTGGGAAGATTGGTGCTTGTTTATTTACCTTTGAAGCTGTAATCTTACCAAACGAAATGATACTATCCCAGTTTTTTAGATTTTCATCTTCTACACCAAGCTGTTCAAAAATTTTCACTGGTGTTTGAGTTAAGAATGGCTTTAACAGCACACCTGTAATTCTCAATGATTCTGCTAAATGAACCATAACTGAAGCTAGTTGATCTCGCTTTTCTTCGTCCTTTGCCAGTACCCACGGCTGTGTTTCATCAATATATTTATTTGTTCGACTAATGAATTGCCATAACGAAGCTAATGCTATCGAGAACTCCATATTTTCCATCGCTTCCTCATATTTTGCAATGGTATCTTTAGCAAATAATTCAAGAGTTTCATCCAATTCTGTTTGCTGCCCCTGATAACTTGGCACTGCACCATCAAAATACTTATCAATCATTGCAACCGTTCTATTTAACAAATTACCTAAATCATTAGCTAAATCATAGTTAACACGATCAATAAAGCCTTCTGGAGTAAATACACCATCTGAACCAAAAGGAACCTCTCTAAGAAGATAATAACGAAGGGCATCTAAACCATACTTATCAATTAATGTAACAGGATCCACAACGTTTCCTTTTGACTTAGACATTTTTCCATCCTTCATTAATAACCAACCGTGTGCAAAAACCTTCTTCGGAAGTGGTAAATCTAATGCCATTAACATGATTGGCCAATAGATTGTGTGGAAACGGACAATCTCCTTTCCTACAATATGTACATTTGCTGGCCAATACTTTTTATATTTCTCATCCTCATTTGTTCCATATCCAAGCGCTGTAATATAATTTGATAATGCATCAATCCATACATAGATCACGTGCTTTGGATCTCCAGGAACCTTCACACCCCAGTCAAAGGTTGTTCTTGATACAGCCAAATCTTCAAGTCCCGGCTTTATAAAGTTGTTAATCATTTCATTTTTACGAGATTCAGGTTGAATGAATTCAGGGTTCTCCTCATAAAACGCAAGCAATCGATCTGCGTATTTTCCCATTTTAAAGAAATATGATTCTTCTTTAACTAGTTCAACTGGATGACCACTATCTGGGCTTTTACCACCAACAATTTTACCATCCTCTTTAATCGGATCAACAAGCTGAAGTTCTGTGTAGTATGTTTCATCAGGCACAGAATACCAGCCTTCATATTCATCTAAATAAATATCACCTTGTTCAACAAGCTGGGAGAAGATTTTCTCTACTACTTCTTTGTGGCGAGTCTCTGTGGTACGGATAAAATCGTCATATGATATATCCATTTTGCTCCAAAGCTCTTTAATTCCATCAACAATTCCATCAACATATTGTTGTGGTGTAACATTTGTTTCTTCCGCTTTACGTTGAATTTTCTGACCATGCTCATCAGTACCAGTTAAGTACATCACATCATAGCCCCTCATGCGTTTATAGCGAGCCATTGCATCTCCTGCAACAGTAGTATAAGCATGTCCAATATGCAGTTTTCCACTTGGGTAATAGATTGGTGTAGTAATATAAAATGTTTTTTGATTAGTTTCCATTATGAACCTCCAACAGACTAATGTACTCTTTATTTTTAGTAAATGATCTATGTAATACTATACTATGGCTCTTTCTTAAGGCGTTTTCACAAACTTTATTGCTATCGAATTAGTTAATTATTCTAAGTAACTTCACTTGTAAGCAAAAGAAGAAAAGAGCTACTCTCTTAATTTAGAGAGAAAAACCTTATCCACGTCAGAAAATTTCAATTCGGATTTTTCTAAAAGGATTTATACGAAAATCGCCAACATACAGATTATTTGGCTTTCTCTTACAAGAATATCACTTTTTTAACTGAGGAACAAAAGCTTAGAACGTCTAGAATAAAGCGTGTATGAACTTGGCTAGATATGACCATTTATGATGTAAGTCATCCTTCTATCCTGTTCGATTAAAAAACGCTCTCGCCTAGAGGACGAGAGCGAGCATTTAGTAGCCATATAAATTTTAAAAAAACCAGAAAAAAGTGGATAAATACCCTTGTTCTTACTATATCATCTTAGCCTTCAATATCAAGAATATATACATAAGTTTTTTAATTTCTCTAATTCGACATTCATTCGACAAATATATTAGCGGATTTTGTCGAATAATCTTTTGTGAGTGTCGAATTCATCATTCTTTATTTTAGAAAAGAAGTATATAATTTACATATATAAAGTTCCACATTAAGGTTTCATTTCCTAATTTTGTGGGTATGTAGTAGGAAAAACCCCATGATAGTACGGTTTTTTAATCTTCACTAATTTTTTACATGGAAATTGATTAAAAATGATTGACGTAAAATGGAAACACTGATTTGCTTAAAAAGCAAATCAGTTTTTGTCGAATATTGACGAAGTTATCCAAAATATAGATATGTTAAAATCGAGAGGAGATATTTATTAT encodes the following:
- a CDS encoding TatD family hydrolase yields the protein MLFDTHAHLNAIQYNEDLQEVINRAIAEKVTRIVVVGFDRETITRAMELTEEYDMIYAAVGWHPVDAIDMTDEDLNWIKELASHPKVVAIGEMGLDYYWDKSPKEIQKEVFRKQIQLAKEVKLPIIIHNRDATEDVVAILKDEGASEVGGIMHCFTGSIEVAKQCMDMNFYLSFGGPVTFKNAKKPKEVAKEIPLDRLLIETDCPYLTPHPYRGKRNEPSYVKYVAEQIAELRGMSFEEIAEKTSDNANKVFGITR
- the ispE gene encoding 4-(cytidine 5'-diphospho)-2-C-methyl-D-erythritol kinase, with the protein product MRVLEKAPAKINLSLDVLHKRQDGFHEVKMIMTTIDLADRVELIELSKDEIRIVSHNRFVPDDQRNLAYQAAKLLKDRFQVKKGISISITKTIPVAAGLAGGSSDAAATLRGLNRLWNLGLSMDELAKIGAEIGSDVSFCVYGGTALATGRGEIIQHIDPPPHCWVVLAKPTIGVSTADVYKNLKIHSLKHPDVDGMVKALHHGDYHQICHLMGNVLESVTLHMHPEVSIIKEQMKRFGADAVLMSGSGPTVFGLVQYESRLPRVYNGLRGFCDQVFAVRMLGDVNSLD
- the purR gene encoding pur operon repressor; translation: MKFRRSGRLVDMTYYLLHHPHSLVPLTYFSERYQSAKSSISEDLTIIKETFEQQGMGTLLTVPGAAGGVKFIPKVGQKEAKQFINELCELIAKPERLLPGGYLYLTDILGNPSIVNTIGRLFATVFSDRKIDVVMTVATKGIPLAYAVAAQLDVPVVIVRKDSKVTEGSTVSINYVSGSSKRIQTMLLAKRSLQEGSNVLIIDDFMKAGGTINGMISLLEEFKANVAGIGVLVETEGVEERLVDEYISLVKLANVDVRERNIQVMPGTYYQRVYDKEIGEDFV
- the yabG gene encoding sporulation peptidase YabG, with the translated sequence MQVKVGDVVGRKSYQLDLLFRVIDVKSTATGEKVAVLYGDEVRLIADAFCDDLVVVDEIERNSRKQKEQVIIDQSYFLFRQDYQLLREKQEYTATSSYTHNEEFFHLPGRVLHVDGDPLYLQKCLSLYEKIGVPVNGVHLSEKEMPEKIGDLLGKYRPDILVVTGHDAYSKHKGNVEDLNAYRHSKHFVQTVRNARAKVPHLDQLVIFAGACQSHFESLIRAGANFASSPSRVNIHALDPVYIVAKISFTPFVERINVWDVLRNTLTREKGLGGVETKGVLRTGMPYRKTPSQ
- a CDS encoding G5 and 3D domain-containing protein, coding for MKKLFSEKVKKNKIVLSATSLLVIGSGTAYGAYEATKDTVSLTIDGKEEKIRTHADTVNDLLTERDVTVREEDELSPSKDEKIQDDMTIVYEAAIPIKVAVGGERRTIWTTADTVKELIEQEDLEVTEHDKINPALDTTIQKEVSLTIDKAFEVALNVGEEKQNVWTTSTTVADFLKEQNIKVNELDKVEPALTDALDGKSKVTVTRIEKVTDVVEEPIAFDVIEKEDKNIEKGKQEVIESGKEGKQKKHYEVVLENGKEVSRKLVKTETVAESKDRVVALGTKVVQQASTNTTTVSRGNDSVSNEFYVSSTAYTANCNGCSGNTATGLNLRANPNAKVIAVDPSVIPLGTKVHVEGYGYAVAADTGSAIKGNKIDVFFSSKSAAYRWGSKKVKIKILK
- the metG gene encoding methionine--tRNA ligase; this encodes METNQKTFYITTPIYYPSGKLHIGHAYTTVAGDAMARYKRMRGYDVMYLTGTDEHGQKIQRKAEETNVTPQQYVDGIVDGIKELWSKMDISYDDFIRTTETRHKEVVEKIFSQLVEQGDIYLDEYEGWYSVPDETYYTELQLVDPIKEDGKIVGGKSPDSGHPVELVKEESYFFKMGKYADRLLAFYEENPEFIQPESRKNEMINNFIKPGLEDLAVSRTTFDWGVKVPGDPKHVIYVWIDALSNYITALGYGTNEDEKYKKYWPANVHIVGKEIVRFHTIYWPIMLMALDLPLPKKVFAHGWLLMKDGKMSKSKGNVVDPVTLIDKYGLDALRYYLLREVPFGSDGVFTPEGFIDRVNYDLANDLGNLLNRTVAMIDKYFDGAVPSYQGQQTELDETLELFAKDTIAKYEEAMENMEFSIALASLWQFISRTNKYIDETQPWVLAKDEEKRDQLASVMVHLAESLRITGVLLKPFLTQTPVKIFEQLGVEDENLKNWDSIISFGKITASKVNKQAPIFPRLEVKEEVEYIKEQMKGSEPTQKEEKKQEQQAPEITEEITLDDFMKVDLRVAEVIHAEPVKKADRLLKLQLDLGYEKRQVVSGIAKHYKPEDLIGKKVICIVNLKPVKLRGELSQGMILAGSNDDVLSVATVDPSLPNGSKVK
- the rsmA gene encoding 16S rRNA (adenine(1518)-N(6)/adenine(1519)-N(6))-dimethyltransferase RsmA; protein product: MMKDIATPIRTKAILEKYGFSFKKSLGQNFLIEPNVLTRIVDHAEVTEETGVIEIGPGIGALTEQLARRAKKVVAFEIDQRLLPILNETLSPYPNVKVIHQDVLEADLKTAIEENFHDCKEIMVVANLPYYVTTPIIMKLLEEKIPLKGIVVMLQKEVADRIAASPSSKDYGSLSIAVQYYTEAKTVMTVPKTVFVPQPNVDSAIIRLLVREKPQVEVDNEDFFFQIVRASFAQRRKTLLNNLVHFLPNGKERKAFIEETLAEIKIDGKRRGETLSIEEFALLSNTLTK
- the veg gene encoding biofilm formation stimulator Veg, which produces MGKTLTDIKKSLDGNLGRRLTLRANGGRRKTIERCGVLAETYPSVFVIELDQDENSFERVSYSYADVLTETVQLTFFEDTTGSFAVSGQ
- a CDS encoding small, acid-soluble spore protein, alpha/beta type, giving the protein MGRRRGVMSENFKYELAKDLGFYETVKNEGWGAIKSRDAGNMVKRAIELAELQLSKNTND
- the rnmV gene encoding ribonuclease M5, whose amino-acid sequence is MEEKMKIKEIIVVEGKDDTTAIKRAVSADTIETNGSSIGEVVLEQIKLAQQTRGVILFTDPDFPGEKIRKTIAEKIPGCKHAFLSKEAARPKRGRGIGVEHASPDDIRQALQSVQEEMEEYKSDITFEDLIYAGLIGGSQSKERRERLGLLLKIGYTNGKQLQKRLQMFQISREAFLQAINEIETGGNIE